In Rhodothermus marinus DSM 4252, a single genomic region encodes these proteins:
- the atpA gene encoding F0F1 ATP synthase subunit alpha, protein MATIRPDEITEVLRRELGGFEAEADVYEVGTVLQVGDGIARIYGLRGVGAGELIEFPRSGVTGMALNLEEDNVGVVLFGEVDKVKEGDEARRTRRVASILVSEEMLGRVIDPLGNPLDGKGPIGGEKYEMPLERKAPGVIYREPVREPLQTGIKAIDSMIPIGRGQRELIIGDRQTGKTAILVDTIINQKYTHQTDKPVYCIYVAVGQKASTVAQVVRALEEHGAMEYTVVVNAPASAPAPMQFIAPFAGACIGEFFRDTGRHALVVYDDLSKQAVAYREVSLLLRRPPGREAYPGDIFYLHSRLLERAAKIISDDAVARQMNNLPPSIKHLVKGGGSLTALPVIETQAGDVSAYIPTNVISITDGQIYLESNLFNAGIRPAINVGISVSRVGGSAQIKAMKKVAGTLRIELAQYRELEAFAKFGSDLDPATQRQLRRGERLVEVLKQGQYQPMPVEEQIAIIYVATQGLLDRLPVEKVRPFEREFLERLRLRHADKLKALAETGDLTDELTEIFRKEAEALIEVYLSGETQPA, encoded by the coding sequence ATGGCAACGATTCGACCGGACGAAATTACCGAGGTGCTCCGACGGGAGCTGGGCGGCTTCGAGGCTGAAGCCGACGTGTACGAGGTGGGCACCGTTCTGCAGGTGGGCGACGGGATCGCCCGCATCTACGGGCTGCGCGGCGTGGGAGCCGGCGAGCTGATCGAGTTTCCGCGCAGCGGCGTGACGGGCATGGCGCTCAACCTCGAAGAGGACAACGTGGGCGTCGTGCTCTTCGGCGAAGTCGATAAGGTCAAAGAAGGCGACGAAGCACGCCGGACGCGCCGCGTGGCTTCGATCCTGGTTTCCGAAGAGATGCTGGGCCGCGTGATCGACCCGCTGGGCAATCCGCTCGACGGCAAAGGTCCCATCGGCGGCGAAAAGTACGAAATGCCGCTCGAACGCAAGGCCCCGGGCGTAATCTACCGCGAGCCGGTGCGCGAGCCGCTGCAGACGGGCATCAAGGCCATCGACTCGATGATCCCGATCGGCCGCGGCCAGCGTGAGCTGATCATCGGCGACCGGCAGACCGGTAAGACGGCCATTCTCGTCGATACGATCATCAACCAGAAGTACACGCACCAGACCGACAAGCCGGTCTACTGCATCTACGTGGCCGTCGGGCAGAAGGCCTCGACGGTGGCCCAGGTGGTGCGGGCGCTCGAAGAGCACGGCGCCATGGAGTACACGGTGGTGGTGAACGCTCCGGCTTCGGCGCCGGCCCCGATGCAGTTCATCGCGCCGTTCGCGGGTGCCTGCATCGGCGAGTTCTTCCGCGACACGGGCCGCCACGCGCTCGTCGTTTACGACGACCTGTCGAAGCAGGCCGTGGCCTACCGCGAAGTGTCGCTGCTGCTGCGTCGTCCGCCGGGCCGCGAGGCCTATCCGGGCGACATCTTCTACCTGCACAGCCGCCTGCTGGAGCGCGCGGCCAAGATCATCAGCGACGACGCGGTGGCCCGCCAGATGAACAACCTGCCGCCCTCGATCAAGCACCTGGTCAAGGGGGGCGGCTCGCTGACGGCGCTGCCCGTCATCGAAACGCAGGCGGGCGACGTGTCGGCCTACATCCCGACGAACGTGATCTCGATCACGGACGGTCAGATTTACCTGGAGTCCAACCTGTTCAACGCGGGCATCCGGCCGGCCATCAACGTGGGTATCTCGGTGAGCCGTGTGGGTGGGAGCGCCCAGATCAAGGCCATGAAGAAGGTGGCCGGTACGCTCCGCATCGAACTGGCCCAGTACCGCGAGCTGGAGGCCTTCGCGAAGTTCGGGTCGGACCTGGACCCGGCCACGCAGCGGCAGCTCCGGCGCGGCGAGCGGCTCGTCGAGGTGCTCAAGCAGGGCCAGTACCAGCCGATGCCGGTCGAGGAGCAGATCGCGATCATCTACGTGGCCACGCAGGGCCTGCTCGACCGGCTGCCCGTCGAAAAGGTGCGGCCCTTCGAGCGGGAATTCCTGGAACGGCTGCGTCTGCGCCATGCCGACAAGCTGAAAGCGCTGGCCGAGACGGGCGACCTGACCGACGAGCTGACCGAAATCTTTCGCAAAGAGGCCGAAGCGCTCATCGAAGTCTACCTGAGCGGCGAAACCCAACCGGCCTGA
- the atpH gene encoding ATP synthase F1 subunit delta — protein MQEISHPVARRYARALFEEARARGQAEAIDADVAALHEAFAASRELARVFESPVIPREKKKKIIETLFAGRLQPLTIRFLELLVEKERENLLPAIVAAYRALQDEAQGIVEAHVRTAFPLDEAGARPLVEKLERLTGKKIRLQLKQDPSLIGGVVVRVGDTVYDGSVRQQLTALRERLRRRATFVNGSNESR, from the coding sequence ATGCAGGAAATCAGCCATCCGGTAGCCCGACGCTACGCCCGGGCGCTGTTCGAGGAAGCGCGGGCGCGGGGTCAGGCCGAAGCCATTGACGCCGACGTGGCCGCGCTGCACGAAGCCTTCGCGGCCTCGCGGGAACTGGCCCGCGTATTCGAAAGCCCCGTGATCCCGCGGGAAAAGAAGAAAAAAATCATCGAGACGCTTTTTGCCGGGCGACTGCAGCCGCTGACCATCCGCTTTCTGGAGTTGCTGGTAGAAAAGGAACGGGAGAACCTGCTGCCGGCCATCGTGGCGGCCTACCGTGCGCTCCAGGACGAAGCGCAGGGGATCGTCGAGGCGCACGTCCGGACGGCGTTCCCGCTGGATGAGGCGGGCGCCCGGCCGCTCGTGGAAAAACTGGAGCGGCTGACGGGGAAAAAGATCCGCCTGCAACTCAAGCAGGATCCTTCGCTCATCGGGGGCGTGGTGGTTCGGGTGGGCGATACGGTCTACGACGGCAGCGTACGCCAGCAGCTGACGGCGTTGCGCGAGCGCCTGCGGCGCAGGGCAACCTTTGTAAACGGCAGCAACGAATCGAGATAG
- the atpF gene encoding F0F1 ATP synthase subunit B, whose translation MNLILAANLVSVEPGLIFWKSLTFLLLLFLLYKFAWKPILQALKEREESIDTSLRRAERALAEARQIQAENERIRREAEQEAQRILREAREEAERLRQEELQKTRVQIQQMQAQARAEIEREKQGALDELRAVVADLAIQAAEKILRESLDADRQRRLVERFLESLPASKN comes from the coding sequence ATGAACCTGATACTGGCAGCCAACCTGGTCTCGGTCGAACCGGGACTGATCTTCTGGAAGAGCCTGACCTTCCTGCTGCTGCTCTTCCTGCTCTACAAGTTTGCCTGGAAGCCGATTCTTCAGGCGCTCAAAGAGCGGGAGGAGAGCATCGACACCTCGCTGCGCCGTGCGGAGCGGGCGCTGGCCGAGGCGCGCCAGATCCAGGCCGAAAACGAGCGGATCCGCCGCGAAGCCGAGCAGGAAGCGCAGCGCATCCTGCGCGAGGCCCGTGAAGAAGCTGAGCGCCTGCGCCAGGAGGAACTGCAGAAAACGCGCGTGCAGATCCAGCAGATGCAGGCGCAGGCCCGGGCCGAGATCGAGCGCGAAAAGCAGGGGGCGCTCGACGAACTGCGGGCCGTGGTGGCCGATCTGGCCATCCAGGCCGCCGAGAAGATCCTTCGGGAAAGCCTGGACGCCGACCGGCAGCGGCGGCTGGTGGAGCGGTTCCTGGAGTCGCTTCCGGCAAGCAAAAACTGA
- the atpB gene encoding F0F1 ATP synthase subunit A: MGDRTHIQQGWRRTGLWLAVVALFGLIPRPLLAAEEGEGNENISEVLIHHTADGYYVALEPFVTIELPRIFLVRTSEGSWRLDAFGSTASALHSGRYVADYEGHRYESSAELEELIAAHHHLYAELHPREGELVLDLSITRHYVFGLIAALLVLALFIPVAQRYRKGIGRTTAPRGVLQNLAEVFIVFVRDEIARPNIGEKADRFLPYLLTAFFFILFCNLLGLVPNLGAATSNLAVTGVLALFTFIIGTIYASKDHWKHIFWPPGVPVFVKPILIPVEIMGLFTRHAALAIRLFANMTAGTLVILSLIGLIFMINALFGALVAWMSTLPSVLLTLFISAIKLLVAFIQAYVFTLLSALFIGMSVAEHDHEHHEHEEEAGNEPVVHAVPTSDGARVVVHG, encoded by the coding sequence ATGGGTGATCGTACGCACATTCAGCAGGGGTGGCGTCGGACCGGTCTGTGGCTTGCCGTCGTCGCGTTGTTCGGATTGATACCGCGTCCGCTGCTGGCCGCCGAAGAGGGCGAAGGGAACGAGAACATCAGCGAGGTGCTTATCCATCATACAGCCGATGGTTACTACGTCGCGCTGGAGCCTTTCGTGACGATTGAGTTGCCCCGGATCTTCCTGGTGCGCACGTCCGAGGGCTCTTGGCGACTGGACGCCTTCGGCAGCACGGCCTCGGCGCTGCACTCCGGTCGCTACGTGGCCGACTACGAGGGACATCGCTACGAGTCGTCCGCCGAACTGGAAGAGCTGATCGCGGCACATCATCACCTCTATGCCGAACTGCATCCGCGCGAGGGCGAGCTGGTGCTGGATCTGTCGATCACCCGCCACTACGTGTTCGGCCTGATCGCCGCCCTGCTGGTGCTGGCGCTGTTCATTCCGGTCGCGCAACGCTATCGCAAAGGGATTGGCCGCACCACGGCACCGCGGGGCGTGCTGCAGAATCTGGCCGAGGTGTTCATCGTTTTTGTCCGCGACGAGATCGCCCGGCCCAACATCGGCGAGAAGGCCGACCGCTTTCTGCCCTACCTGCTGACGGCCTTCTTCTTTATCCTGTTCTGCAATCTGCTCGGCCTGGTGCCCAACCTGGGCGCCGCCACTTCGAACCTGGCCGTCACGGGCGTGCTGGCGCTGTTTACGTTCATCATCGGCACGATCTACGCCTCGAAGGATCACTGGAAGCACATTTTCTGGCCGCCCGGCGTGCCTGTTTTCGTCAAGCCGATTCTGATTCCCGTGGAAATCATGGGGCTGTTCACCCGGCACGCGGCGTTGGCCATCCGTCTGTTTGCCAACATGACGGCCGGCACGCTGGTGATCCTGAGCCTGATCGGCCTGATCTTCATGATCAACGCGCTGTTCGGGGCACTGGTGGCCTGGATGAGCACGCTGCCGAGTGTGCTGCTGACGCTGTTTATCTCGGCCATCAAGCTGCTGGTGGCCTTCATTCAGGCGTACGTCTTTACGCTGCTTTCGGCGCTCTTCATCGGCATGTCGGTGGCCGAGCACGATCATGAACATCACGAGCATGAAGAGGAAGCGGGCAACGAGCCGGTCGTGCATGCGGTGCCGACCTCCGATGGGGCGCGTGTGGTCGTCCATGGATAA
- a CDS encoding UvrD-helicase domain-containing protein — protein MAFLADLHVHSKYSRATSRDLDLEHLALWAYRKGIAVVATGDFTHPAWMAEIREKLVPAEPGLFRLRDDLDREARRLAGVPVMTPVRFLLEVEISTIYKKGDRVRKVHHLIYAPDLEKAERIREALGRIGNLNADGRPILGLDSRDLLEITLEAGDGCYLVPAHIWTPWFSVLGSKSGFDSIEECYGDLAGHIFAVETGLSSDPPMNWRLSALDRYTLVSNSDAHSPARLGREACLFDTELDYFAIKRALETGQGYGGTVEFFPEEGKYHLDGHRACGVRLEPSETRALGGRCPVCGRPLTVGVLHRVEELADRPEGTPPARPMSFESLIPLEEVLAEIENKGARTKAVQQRYERLLRTFGPELTILREVPLEELQQRAGSLLAEAIRRMRTGEVIREAGYDGTYGVIRLFTDAERKQGNAVGLLFDLPEPTPARKKRPAASEPSLPRPSRMAEPTPPPLHTPPRNGSGGLLVGLDPEQQAAATYTDGPVLVVAGPGTGKTRTLTYRLAYLIKERGVDPAQCLAVTFTRRAADEMRTRLQALLGEAAADVTVTTFHGLGLELLQTYGDRLGLPQPLRVATEAEQRAVLEAQGLSPTQAQRLLPRISYRKRTGQPGDERLETTLQAYDRALRESGRVDYDDLIRLSVQLLEDHPDVADACRERFRWIAVDEFQDVDANQYRLLRLLAPEADARLFVIGDPDQAIYGFRGGDVRCFLQFTSDYPKTRQVLLRQNYRSTQAILEAAARMMARASLVPDRELVAVRSGGVPVEVVACPSERSEAIFVAETIEKLIGGTSYYALDSGRADGEERSYTFGDVAVLYRTEAQAAELQEVLAQAGIPYQKRSHRLLAELPEVEALLAYLQENPKGPLAERLERWAATTSEREALLGVLRALAAQCGDDLEAFRNELALRSEADLWDARAEGVSLLTLHAAKGLEFRVVFIVGCEEGLLPLTYDGRVDPEQEAEERRLLFVGMTRAQERLFLTHAQRRRWMGRVRTPEPSRFLADLPARFVRRRTHTVRRSPTGGRQLELF, from the coding sequence ATGGCTTTTCTGGCCGATCTGCACGTACACTCAAAGTACTCCCGCGCCACCAGCCGCGATCTGGATCTGGAGCATCTGGCGCTCTGGGCCTACCGCAAGGGCATCGCCGTCGTGGCCACGGGCGACTTCACACACCCGGCCTGGATGGCCGAAATCCGCGAAAAGCTCGTGCCCGCCGAGCCGGGCCTGTTCCGGCTGCGCGATGACCTGGACCGCGAGGCGCGCCGCCTGGCCGGAGTGCCCGTCATGACGCCCGTGCGCTTCCTGCTGGAGGTGGAAATCTCCACGATCTACAAGAAGGGCGACCGTGTCCGGAAAGTCCACCATCTCATCTACGCGCCGGATCTGGAAAAGGCCGAACGGATTCGCGAGGCACTCGGGCGCATCGGCAACCTGAACGCCGACGGCCGTCCGATTCTCGGACTGGACTCCCGCGATCTGCTCGAAATCACGCTCGAAGCGGGCGACGGATGCTACCTGGTGCCCGCGCATATCTGGACGCCCTGGTTTTCGGTGCTGGGCTCGAAGTCAGGTTTCGATTCCATCGAGGAGTGCTACGGCGATCTGGCCGGGCACATCTTCGCCGTGGAGACCGGCCTGTCGTCCGATCCGCCCATGAACTGGCGGCTTTCGGCGCTGGATCGCTACACGCTGGTGTCGAACTCCGACGCCCACTCGCCGGCCAGACTGGGTCGCGAGGCCTGCCTGTTCGACACCGAGCTGGACTATTTCGCCATCAAGCGGGCGCTGGAAACAGGGCAGGGCTACGGCGGCACCGTCGAGTTCTTTCCGGAAGAAGGGAAATACCACCTGGACGGCCACCGCGCCTGTGGCGTGCGGCTGGAGCCGTCCGAAACGCGGGCGCTGGGCGGCCGCTGTCCGGTCTGTGGCCGCCCGCTCACCGTGGGCGTACTGCACCGCGTCGAGGAACTGGCCGACCGCCCCGAGGGGACGCCGCCGGCGCGTCCCATGTCCTTCGAGAGCCTGATCCCCCTCGAAGAGGTGCTGGCCGAAATCGAAAACAAGGGCGCCCGAACGAAGGCCGTGCAGCAGCGCTACGAGCGGTTGCTCCGGACGTTCGGTCCGGAGTTGACGATCCTCCGGGAGGTGCCGCTGGAAGAGCTGCAACAGCGGGCGGGCTCGCTGCTGGCCGAAGCGATCCGGCGCATGCGGACCGGCGAGGTGATTCGCGAGGCGGGCTACGACGGGACCTACGGCGTCATCCGACTGTTCACCGACGCCGAGCGCAAGCAGGGCAACGCCGTGGGGCTGCTGTTCGACCTGCCGGAGCCGACACCTGCCCGAAAGAAACGCCCGGCCGCTTCCGAGCCGTCGCTGCCGCGTCCTTCCCGAATGGCCGAGCCGACCCCGCCGCCGCTCCACACACCGCCGCGCAACGGAAGCGGTGGGCTGCTTGTCGGACTCGACCCGGAGCAGCAGGCGGCCGCCACGTACACCGACGGGCCGGTGCTCGTGGTGGCGGGGCCGGGTACCGGCAAGACGCGCACGCTCACCTACCGACTGGCCTATCTGATCAAAGAGCGCGGCGTCGATCCGGCGCAGTGCCTGGCCGTTACGTTCACGCGCCGGGCTGCCGACGAAATGCGCACGCGCCTGCAGGCGCTGCTGGGCGAAGCGGCCGCCGACGTTACGGTGACCACCTTCCACGGCCTCGGTCTTGAATTGCTGCAGACCTACGGCGACCGGCTGGGGCTGCCGCAGCCGCTCCGGGTGGCGACCGAAGCCGAGCAGCGGGCCGTGCTCGAAGCGCAGGGCCTTTCGCCCACGCAGGCGCAGCGCCTGCTGCCCCGCATTTCCTACCGAAAACGAACGGGCCAGCCGGGCGACGAACGTCTGGAAACCACCTTGCAGGCCTACGACCGCGCCCTTCGCGAAAGCGGCCGCGTGGACTACGACGACCTGATCCGGCTATCCGTCCAGCTTCTGGAAGATCATCCGGACGTGGCGGACGCCTGTCGCGAACGCTTCCGCTGGATCGCCGTCGATGAGTTTCAGGATGTGGACGCCAACCAGTACCGGTTGCTCCGGTTGCTGGCGCCGGAAGCCGATGCCCGGCTGTTCGTCATCGGCGACCCGGACCAGGCGATCTACGGCTTCCGCGGCGGCGACGTGCGCTGCTTTCTCCAGTTTACCAGCGACTATCCGAAGACCCGTCAGGTGCTGCTCCGCCAGAACTATCGCTCGACGCAGGCCATTCTGGAAGCGGCCGCTCGGATGATGGCGCGTGCTTCGCTGGTGCCCGATCGGGAGCTGGTGGCCGTGCGTTCGGGGGGCGTGCCCGTCGAGGTCGTGGCCTGTCCGAGCGAGCGGTCCGAGGCCATTTTTGTGGCGGAAACAATCGAAAAGCTCATCGGCGGCACGTCGTATTATGCGCTCGACAGCGGCCGGGCCGACGGGGAGGAGCGCAGCTACACGTTCGGCGACGTGGCCGTGCTCTACCGTACCGAGGCGCAGGCGGCCGAGCTTCAGGAAGTGCTCGCGCAGGCCGGCATCCCCTACCAGAAGCGCAGTCACCGACTGCTGGCCGAGCTGCCGGAGGTCGAAGCGCTGCTGGCTTATCTGCAGGAAAATCCCAAAGGCCCGTTGGCCGAGCGCCTGGAGCGCTGGGCGGCAACAACTTCGGAGCGTGAGGCGCTACTCGGTGTGCTCCGTGCGCTGGCCGCGCAGTGCGGCGATGATCTCGAAGCCTTCCGAAACGAGCTGGCGCTTCGCAGCGAGGCGGACCTGTGGGATGCGCGGGCCGAAGGGGTATCGCTGCTGACGCTGCACGCGGCCAAAGGGCTGGAATTCCGCGTCGTGTTTATCGTGGGATGCGAGGAAGGACTGTTGCCGCTGACCTACGACGGCCGCGTCGATCCGGAGCAGGAGGCCGAGGAGCGCCGGCTGCTGTTCGTGGGCATGACGCGGGCGCAGGAGCGGCTTTTCCTGACGCATGCGCAGCGGCGACGCTGGATGGGCCGCGTACGCACGCCCGAGCCGTCGCGTTTTCTGGCCGATCTGCCCGCACGGTTCGTCCGCCGCAGGACCCACACCGTGCGTCGAAGCCCCACCGGCGGCCGCCAGCTGGAGCTGTTCTGA
- the atpE gene encoding ATP synthase F0 subunit C, producing MEPTALAFLAAGIGAGIVAIGASVGIGRLAASAMEGSARQPEAAGDIRTSMIIAAALIEGVALFGLVICFLLAIK from the coding sequence ATGGAACCAACTGCTCTGGCATTCCTTGCCGCCGGTATCGGTGCGGGCATTGTGGCCATCGGTGCAAGCGTGGGTATTGGCCGCCTGGCCGCTTCGGCCATGGAGGGTTCGGCCCGCCAGCCCGAGGCTGCCGGCGACATCCGGACGTCGATGATCATTGCCGCCGCTCTGATCGAAGGTGTGGCGCTGTTCGGTCTGGTGATCTGCTTCCTGCTGGCGATCAAGTAA
- the atpG gene encoding ATP synthase F1 subunit gamma, whose product MASLRDIRNRINSVKSTQQVTRAMKMVAAAKLRRAQERIFQTRPYAFQLAEVISHLQGHVDPGTHPLFQPRAERQAALLVVVTADRGLAGAFNANIIKLTEQTIARDYAELEQAGRLYLYCVGRKGYDYFRRRNYQIVANRQGFFDRLTFDIAREISEDIVNGYLEGRWDEVRIVYNEFRNTIAQNRIVEPFLPIPPERFLTPIMERELGRRPQLRPGYRVDYIFEPSPQAILEALVPRYLNYQIWRILLESYASEQGARMVAMDNATTNAEELLHQLRLKYNRARQDAITKEILEITSGAEALAKGGG is encoded by the coding sequence ATGGCAAGCCTTCGGGACATTCGCAACCGGATCAACTCGGTCAAGAGCACGCAGCAGGTCACCCGTGCCATGAAAATGGTGGCGGCGGCCAAGCTGCGCCGGGCGCAGGAGCGCATCTTCCAGACGCGTCCCTACGCCTTCCAGCTGGCCGAGGTGATCAGCCACCTGCAGGGGCACGTTGATCCCGGCACGCACCCGCTCTTTCAGCCCCGCGCCGAACGACAGGCGGCACTGCTCGTGGTGGTCACGGCCGACCGCGGGCTGGCGGGTGCCTTCAACGCGAACATCATCAAGCTGACCGAACAGACGATCGCCCGCGACTACGCCGAACTGGAGCAGGCCGGCCGCCTGTATCTCTACTGCGTGGGGCGGAAAGGCTACGACTACTTCCGCCGGCGAAACTACCAGATCGTGGCGAATCGGCAGGGCTTCTTCGACCGGCTCACCTTCGACATCGCCCGCGAGATTTCTGAAGACATCGTCAACGGCTATCTGGAAGGGCGGTGGGACGAAGTGCGCATCGTGTACAACGAGTTTCGCAACACGATCGCACAGAACCGGATCGTGGAGCCGTTCCTGCCGATTCCGCCGGAGCGTTTCCTGACGCCCATCATGGAGCGTGAGCTGGGGCGGCGGCCGCAGCTCCGGCCCGGCTACCGGGTGGATTACATCTTCGAGCCGAGTCCGCAGGCCATCCTGGAGGCGCTCGTGCCCCGCTACCTGAACTATCAGATCTGGCGCATTCTGCTGGAGTCGTACGCCTCCGAGCAGGGCGCGCGCATGGTGGCCATGGACAACGCCACCACGAACGCCGAGGAGCTGCTCCATCAGCTCCGGCTCAAGTACAACCGGGCGCGCCAGGACGCCATCACCAAGGAGATTCTGGAGATCACCAGCGGCGCTGAAGCTTTGGCGAAAGGTGGGGGCTGA